The proteins below are encoded in one region of Paenibacillus sp. YYML68:
- the modA gene encoding molybdate ABC transporter substrate-binding protein, producing the protein MKENIRVCRLVAVLLVAILFAAGCSTDEPAANNDKKPIELTISAATSLTDALHELVAQYESEHSHVKISLNLAASGALQQQIEQGAPVDLFITAAPKHMKTLVEQQLVAVETQRTMLTNKLVVVVPTEAQAGHAVIHSMADLAKPSVRTVAIGIPDSVPAGSYAKEALVHASLWNTLQPKVVQAKDVRQVLSYVETGNADAGFVYKTDAKTSSKVRLAFEIDQANYPSIEYPIGIIKSTKQAVEAQRLYEYLLSEEAMDVFMRYGFSSPQAP; encoded by the coding sequence ATGAAAGAGAACATAAGAGTCTGTAGGCTCGTAGCAGTGCTTCTGGTTGCGATCCTATTTGCAGCAGGATGCTCGACCGACGAACCAGCAGCTAACAACGATAAGAAGCCAATCGAGCTGACTATATCTGCCGCGACAAGCTTAACGGATGCACTCCATGAGCTCGTCGCACAATATGAGTCCGAGCATTCGCATGTGAAGATAAGCTTGAACCTCGCCGCCTCCGGGGCGCTGCAGCAGCAGATCGAGCAGGGGGCCCCCGTTGACCTGTTCATCACTGCCGCACCGAAGCATATGAAGACGCTCGTGGAGCAGCAGCTTGTAGCTGTAGAGACACAGCGAACCATGCTGACGAATAAGCTTGTTGTAGTCGTCCCCACAGAAGCGCAGGCTGGTCATGCAGTGATCCATTCGATGGCCGACCTCGCGAAGCCGAGCGTGCGTACAGTTGCTATCGGCATCCCCGACAGCGTGCCGGCCGGCAGCTACGCGAAGGAGGCTCTCGTGCACGCAAGCCTGTGGAATACGCTGCAGCCGAAGGTCGTTCAAGCGAAGGATGTTAGACAAGTGCTGAGCTATGTAGAGACAGGCAACGCGGATGCAGGGTTCGTCTACAAGACTGACGCTAAGACCTCGAGCAAGGTAAGGCTCGCGTTCGAAATTGATCAAGCGAACTACCCATCGATCGAATACCCCATCGGCATCATCAAGTCGACGAAGCAAGCTGTTGAGGCGCAGCGATTATACGAATACTTACTGTCAGAGGAAGCGATGGACGTGTTCATGAGGTACGGATTCTCTTCTCCGCAAGCGCCATGA
- a CDS encoding iron ABC transporter permease has protein sequence MPVLHMARGGRVLVLAAGMLLLLLCMLASVLFGIHNYDLRTVWEAYTSFDGSNDHLVITNARVPRALVGAAVGASLAVAGALMQVLSRNPLASPSVFGINAGAVLLLVLSISMFGSALTFGSMIWISFAGAALTALFVFVLGSRGGQGFTPVKLTLAGASIAAFASSVTSGIVIIDKSSLDQALFWMVGSIVDRKLEHLSIVTPYMLIGLVIALVLSGALNVMALGDDVSVGLGQRLMLTRILACVSIVLLAGAAVAVAGPIAFVGLIVPHLCRFITGNDHRWLLPYCAVGGALLLVGADVASRYMLMPKEVPVGVSTALLGVPFLIYVARRGKHE, from the coding sequence ATGCCCGTTCTTCATATGGCTCGAGGAGGCAGGGTGCTCGTGCTGGCAGCTGGTATGCTGCTGCTGCTGCTATGCATGCTGGCGAGTGTCTTGTTCGGTATACATAATTATGATCTGCGCACCGTATGGGAAGCGTATACGAGCTTCGACGGCTCGAATGATCATCTGGTCATTACGAATGCGAGAGTGCCGCGTGCCCTTGTCGGCGCTGCTGTCGGAGCGAGTCTCGCGGTTGCTGGAGCGCTCATGCAGGTGCTGAGTCGCAATCCGCTGGCGTCGCCGTCCGTGTTCGGCATTAATGCAGGGGCGGTGCTGCTGCTCGTGTTGTCGATCTCGATGTTCGGCTCGGCGCTGACGTTCGGCTCCATGATCTGGATCTCCTTCGCTGGCGCAGCGCTAACGGCCTTATTCGTCTTCGTCCTCGGCTCGCGCGGCGGACAAGGCTTCACACCCGTCAAGTTAACGCTTGCTGGTGCCTCCATCGCAGCGTTCGCTTCGTCTGTGACGAGTGGAATCGTTATTATTGACAAGAGCTCACTGGATCAGGCACTGTTCTGGATGGTTGGCTCCATTGTGGACCGGAAGCTGGAGCATCTGTCGATCGTCACTCCTTACATGCTGATCGGCTTAGTGATCGCTCTTGTACTGTCCGGGGCGCTGAACGTCATGGCGCTTGGAGATGATGTGTCGGTCGGTCTCGGTCAGCGGTTAATGCTGACTCGCATATTGGCGTGCGTTAGCATCGTCCTGCTGGCAGGCGCGGCTGTAGCTGTAGCCGGACCGATCGCCTTCGTCGGCTTAATCGTGCCGCACTTATGCCGCTTCATTACTGGCAATGATCATCGGTGGCTGCTGCCGTATTGTGCGGTGGGAGGAGCGCTCTTGCTCGTCGGAGCTGATGTAGCCTCACGCTATATGCTTATGCCTAAAGAGGTGCCTGTAGGCGTCTCGACAGCGCTGCTCGGCGTGCCGTTCCTGATCTATGTTGCAAGGAGGGGGAAGCATGAGTAG
- a CDS encoding ABC transporter substrate-binding protein: protein MFSTSKFRFTTSFLAIIMTTILVFMAGCGTASTDAPSNASSQKEAEAPKKDEARIIKHAMEETTINGTPQRVVILTNEGTEAVLTLGVKPVGAVQSWVGEPWYDHIKKDMEGVTVLGEETQPNIELIAGLKPDLILGNKVRHEKIYEQLKQIAPTVFSADLAGDWKKNFALYAEALNKKAEGDKALAEFDKKVADVKGKLGDKANTKVSVVRFTAGDVRIYQKQTFSGVLFSQLGVARPASQDKDQFIEKLTKERIADMDGDVLFYFLSEQPGSNDAEKVSKEWMADPMFQNLNVAKTNKIVKVNEVVWNLAGGYKAANLLLEEVAKYFEVK from the coding sequence ATGTTTAGTACATCGAAATTCCGCTTCACCACATCGTTCCTTGCCATCATCATGACTACCATTCTCGTGTTCATGGCTGGCTGCGGCACAGCTTCGACAGATGCCCCTTCGAACGCAAGCTCCCAGAAGGAAGCAGAAGCACCGAAGAAGGACGAAGCTCGTATCATCAAGCATGCTATGGAAGAAACAACAATCAATGGCACACCACAGCGTGTCGTCATCTTGACGAACGAAGGTACAGAGGCGGTTCTCACGCTTGGCGTAAAGCCGGTCGGCGCTGTACAATCTTGGGTAGGCGAGCCTTGGTATGATCATATTAAGAAGGACATGGAAGGCGTTACCGTGCTTGGCGAAGAGACTCAGCCGAACATCGAGCTGATCGCTGGACTGAAGCCGGATCTGATCCTCGGTAACAAGGTACGTCATGAGAAGATTTATGAGCAGCTGAAGCAGATTGCTCCTACTGTATTCTCCGCTGACCTTGCAGGCGATTGGAAGAAGAACTTCGCACTCTACGCGGAAGCGTTGAACAAGAAAGCAGAAGGCGATAAGGCGCTTGCTGAATTCGACAAGAAAGTAGCCGATGTGAAGGGTAAGCTTGGCGATAAGGCCAATACGAAAGTATCCGTCGTTCGCTTCACAGCTGGCGATGTGCGCATCTATCAGAAGCAGACATTCAGCGGTGTGCTGTTCAGCCAGCTTGGTGTCGCACGTCCCGCTTCCCAGGATAAGGACCAGTTCATCGAGAAGCTGACGAAGGAGCGCATTGCCGATATGGATGGCGACGTTCTGTTCTACTTCTTGTCTGAGCAGCCGGGCTCGAACGATGCGGAGAAGGTGTCCAAGGAGTGGATGGCTGATCCGATGTTCCAGAACTTGAACGTTGCGAAGACGAACAAGATCGTGAAGGTCAATGAGGTTGTGTGGAACTTGGCCGGCGGTTATAAGGCAGCGAACCTGTTGCTTGAGGAAGTTGCGAAATATTTCGAAGTGAAGTAA
- a CDS encoding S-Ena type endospore appendage, translating into MSCSTKSEVCCPISCAGLDLFPKQLILVKRCTPIRNICDGATEAVVFTAADTPSLQLPKGIISVVNTSTNCTMDVTVTDMSGANTYTLLPQSSVTVEVNELSSVTVICTGPNPADFCTGTFEADLQYTVLK; encoded by the coding sequence ATGAGCTGCTCGACAAAAAGTGAAGTTTGCTGCCCGATTTCTTGCGCAGGACTGGACCTGTTTCCGAAGCAATTGATTCTGGTCAAAAGATGTACACCTATCCGTAACATCTGTGACGGTGCGACAGAGGCTGTCGTATTTACCGCAGCAGACACACCTTCCCTGCAGCTGCCAAAAGGTATTATATCCGTTGTAAACACAAGCACGAACTGCACAATGGATGTCACAGTAACAGATATGAGCGGCGCCAACACGTACACGCTGCTTCCTCAATCCTCTGTGACTGTAGAAGTCAACGAATTGAGCTCTGTAACGGTCATTTGTACAGGACCGAACCCTGCCGATTTTTGCACAGGTACGTTCGAAGCCGATCTCCAGTACACGGTCTTGAAGTAG
- a CDS encoding iron ABC transporter permease, protein MSSPVNKNIESSAMLLRPRRKTKQRITLLILAMLLVLLSMVCLSIGSSSIPLREVIAALLGRAAESAQLIVVQFRLPRVLAALCVGAALAVSGVLLQGIVRNPLASPELIGVTGGASVAAVAFLTMSAGSLSIHWLPLISIAGAFVATALNYVLTWKQGISPYRLVLIGIGLSTALAAMTTFLLISGPAHLASQVLNWMTGSIYGTGWKQMLALGPWIGLFLPFTLIYASALNVQSLGDSVAIGLGSRLQRDRLVMLLCCVALAGAAVGMAGMLSFIGLLAPHMARKLVGSAHGFVLPTAALLGAIILLLADLAGRMLFAPIDVPAGVFTAGVGAPYFLYLLYRSK, encoded by the coding sequence ATGAGTAGCCCGGTAAATAAAAATATCGAATCATCGGCCATGCTGCTGCGCCCAAGACGTAAGACGAAGCAGCGCATTACACTACTTATACTAGCCATGCTACTGGTGCTGCTGTCGATGGTCTGCCTGTCCATAGGCAGCTCGAGCATTCCGCTGCGAGAAGTCATAGCCGCATTGCTCGGTCGCGCTGCCGAGAGCGCTCAGCTTATCGTCGTTCAGTTCCGTCTGCCGCGAGTGCTAGCCGCTCTATGTGTCGGCGCTGCACTTGCCGTGTCAGGTGTACTGCTGCAAGGCATCGTCCGCAATCCACTCGCCTCGCCGGAGCTAATCGGCGTTACAGGTGGCGCCTCGGTGGCAGCTGTCGCCTTCTTGACGATGTCGGCAGGCAGCTTAAGTATACATTGGCTGCCGCTCATCTCGATAGCCGGCGCCTTCGTCGCAACGGCGCTTAATTATGTTTTGACCTGGAAGCAGGGCATCTCGCCATATCGGCTCGTACTGATCGGCATCGGCCTATCGACGGCGCTCGCGGCGATGACGACGTTCCTCTTAATCAGCGGGCCGGCCCATTTAGCCTCACAGGTGCTGAACTGGATGACGGGCAGCATTTACGGTACCGGGTGGAAGCAGATGCTCGCCCTAGGGCCATGGATCGGGCTGTTCCTGCCGTTCACGCTCATCTATGCAAGCGCCCTGAATGTGCAGTCATTAGGAGATAGCGTAGCGATCGGTCTCGGTAGTCGACTGCAGCGCGATCGTCTCGTCATGCTGCTCTGCTGCGTCGCGCTCGCAGGAGCAGCGGTCGGTATGGCGGGGATGCTCTCGTTCATCGGGCTGCTCGCCCCGCATATGGCGCGTAAGCTGGTCGGCAGCGCTCATGGCTTCGTGCTCCCGACGGCTGCGCTGCTTGGCGCGATCATTCTACTGCTGGCGGACCTAGCAGGTCGCATGCTGTTTGCACCGATCGACGTGCCAGCAGGCGTATTCACAGCCGGGGTAGGGGCACCGTACTTTCTATACTTGCTGTATAGGAGTAAATAA
- the modB gene encoding molybdate ABC transporter permease subunit produces MRLTDMDWEAFWPPIRLSLQVSLVASVLVMLLGGLAGGYMARRSFRGKLLVETVFMLPLVLPPTVVGFLLLVLLGRRSWLGRLLEQLFAAPIVFTWWAAVIASVVVAFPLVYQTLKNGFASVDRELEDVARSSGATEWQLLRYITLPLAAPAFVTAYILGFARSLGEFGATLMIAGNIPGHTQTIPTAIYVAVDAGHYTMAWAWTISIIFVSFLLLLLTGSRRS; encoded by the coding sequence ATGAGGCTGACGGACATGGACTGGGAAGCGTTCTGGCCGCCGATCCGACTATCACTTCAAGTGTCGCTAGTCGCAAGTGTGCTGGTCATGCTGCTTGGAGGGCTTGCAGGCGGGTATATGGCAAGACGATCGTTCCGAGGGAAGCTGCTCGTTGAGACGGTGTTCATGCTACCGCTCGTGCTACCGCCGACCGTAGTAGGCTTCCTCCTGCTCGTCCTGCTCGGCAGACGGTCTTGGCTTGGTCGCCTGCTGGAGCAGCTCTTCGCTGCGCCGATCGTCTTCACCTGGTGGGCCGCCGTCATTGCCTCTGTCGTCGTCGCCTTCCCGCTCGTCTACCAGACGCTCAAGAACGGCTTCGCCTCTGTCGACCGTGAGCTTGAGGACGTCGCCCGCTCGAGCGGCGCCACCGAATGGCAGCTGCTGCGCTACATTACATTGCCGTTAGCCGCACCGGCCTTCGTCACGGCTTACATTCTCGGCTTCGCCCGCAGCCTCGGCGAATTCGGCGCGACGCTGATGATCGCTGGCAACATCCCCGGCCACACGCAGACGATCCCGACCGCGATCTACGTCGCCGTCGATGCGGGTCATTACACGATGGCGTGGGCGTGGACCATATCGATCATCTTCGTATCCTTCCTGCTACTGCTGCTGACGGGAAGCAGACGAAGTTAG